One window from the genome of Candidatus Melainabacteria bacterium encodes:
- the corA gene encoding magnesium/cobalt transporter CorA, with product MYLTCGHSLDRSSMSRSRKSRKDRLHQQLASYAINTLPGSVEAKKDAPHPVITVIAYGPNELVEKEITTVGELEPLLNKYPVTWVNVDGLGDASVIKEFGHFFNIHNLALEDVMTFHQRAKVETYDAQFYIVAHMLKWEDDEIKVEQLNIFLGKNFVVTFQDGPIDCMDPARERIRKGTGKLRVSGPDYLAYSLLDTVIDNYFPILENYGDSLEDLEELIIEKPSRAVIGKIHKIKRDLLFLRRSIWPLREAVNSLLRDTPDAFHKETLIHLRDCYDHAVQILDFIETYRELSADLQDVYLSSISNRMNEVMKVLTIITTLCVPPTLVAGIYGMNFDNTASPFNMPELRWYFGYPYALLLMLIIALITLLIMWMKGWLGETPFQSEKELHSLLRQNSLERQSPPEK from the coding sequence ATGTATCTTACTTGCGGGCACTCGCTAGACAGGTCATCCATGAGCCGTTCTCGAAAAAGTCGTAAAGACAGACTGCATCAGCAGTTAGCCTCTTATGCAATAAATACTCTGCCAGGCAGTGTTGAAGCAAAAAAGGATGCACCGCATCCGGTGATTACGGTGATCGCTTATGGACCAAATGAGCTGGTCGAGAAAGAGATCACCACTGTGGGCGAACTCGAGCCGCTTTTGAACAAATATCCGGTTACCTGGGTCAATGTGGATGGGCTCGGTGATGCCTCTGTGATCAAGGAGTTCGGACACTTTTTCAATATCCATAACCTCGCGCTCGAAGATGTGATGACTTTCCATCAGCGCGCTAAGGTCGAGACATATGACGCTCAGTTTTATATAGTCGCGCATATGTTGAAGTGGGAAGATGATGAAATCAAAGTCGAGCAGCTCAACATTTTCCTGGGAAAAAATTTCGTCGTTACTTTTCAGGACGGGCCGATTGACTGCATGGACCCAGCCCGCGAGCGCATTCGCAAAGGCACCGGTAAATTGCGAGTGTCTGGTCCGGACTATCTCGCCTATTCTCTTCTGGATACAGTTATCGATAACTATTTCCCCATCCTTGAAAATTACGGAGATTCTCTGGAGGATCTGGAAGAGTTGATCATTGAGAAACCTTCGCGTGCAGTAATTGGTAAGATTCACAAGATCAAGCGGGACCTGCTCTTTCTGCGGCGGTCCATATGGCCGCTGCGCGAAGCCGTCAACAGCCTATTGCGAGATACGCCTGACGCATTTCATAAGGAAACATTGATTCATTTGCGCGATTGCTACGATCATGCAGTGCAAATTCTTGATTTCATTGAAACCTATCGTGAACTGAGCGCTGATTTGCAGGACGTTTATCTCTCCAGCATCAGTAATCGTATGAATGAAGTAATGAAGGTTCTGACTATTATCACCACTCTGTGTGTGCCACCGACACTGGTGGCGGGTATCTATGGTATGAATTTTGATAATACTGCTTCGCCATTCAATATGCCTGAATTGCGATGGTATTTTGGTTATCCTTATGCACTATTGCTCATGCTGATAATCGCTCTGATAACACTTTTGATTATGTGGATGAAAGGGTGGCTTGGAGAAACGCCCTTTCAATCGGAGAAAGAATTGCACAGCTTGCTGCGTCAAAATTCACTCGAGCGCCAATCACCCCCGGAGAAATAG
- a CDS encoding AI-2E family transporter, whose translation MIKWFFLLLFLIFVYHVREVFPPFIVGGIVAYLLNPLVAWLCRKVGWMKPPIAVGVIYFGALFTVIALLVIFGPQLASEFKDIFDQREEMIGSVLNQISTQTPLNFNVPKVTADVMASLENAGRPAEIMHFGGVVSKSLLAILVCLVSSIYLIIDGARVGKFFLRFVPHERRSAVVDLSSRMNLMLSKYVSGQLILIVIMSGVSYFILTCFGIKYALFIGIFCGVMEIIPVLGPLLGIGFATIVGCTQLHFDIIALGIPAALFLARQIEDYIVVPKVIGHAVELHPLAVIFAVLVGEHMAGALGMLIAIPVAASVKLILDSSYPLAPDDQVEPKQHGGALAWLVAKYKGNPLDRKPEPPSSDEIQQEAAADWAHTRNEVTNEKLAEQMIGMQDAEAHEIKEAALIKLEERKQKAAEEKARKAALSEENKMQS comes from the coding sequence ATGATCAAATGGTTCTTCCTGCTGCTGTTCCTCATCTTCGTCTACCACGTGCGCGAAGTATTTCCTCCCTTCATAGTCGGGGGAATCGTCGCTTATCTTCTCAATCCACTGGTTGCCTGGCTGTGCCGGAAAGTCGGCTGGATGAAACCGCCTATTGCCGTCGGTGTCATCTATTTCGGCGCGCTATTTACGGTTATCGCCCTGCTCGTAATTTTTGGACCACAGCTTGCCTCGGAATTTAAAGACATCTTCGACCAGCGCGAAGAGATGATTGGCAGCGTGCTCAATCAGATTTCCACGCAAACGCCGCTCAATTTCAACGTTCCGAAAGTAACTGCAGATGTAATGGCGAGTCTTGAGAACGCTGGACGGCCGGCGGAGATAATGCATTTCGGCGGTGTTGTCTCCAAAAGCTTGCTTGCCATTTTGGTCTGCCTCGTATCCTCAATCTATTTGATTATTGATGGAGCCAGAGTCGGGAAATTCTTTCTGCGCTTCGTCCCGCACGAGCGCCGCAGCGCTGTCGTTGATCTTTCGTCACGCATGAACCTCATGTTGAGCAAGTACGTCAGCGGTCAGTTGATTCTAATTGTCATCATGTCGGGTGTTTCGTACTTCATCCTCACCTGCTTCGGTATCAAGTACGCCTTATTTATCGGCATCTTCTGTGGTGTCATGGAAATAATACCTGTGCTGGGTCCGCTGCTTGGAATCGGTTTTGCCACTATTGTCGGGTGCACGCAACTACACTTCGATATTATTGCTCTCGGTATACCAGCGGCTCTCTTTCTCGCTCGCCAGATCGAAGACTACATCGTCGTTCCTAAAGTTATCGGTCATGCGGTCGAACTGCACCCGCTGGCAGTAATCTTTGCTGTGCTGGTAGGCGAACATATGGCAGGAGCGCTGGGCATGCTGATTGCCATTCCTGTTGCCGCATCTGTAAAACTGATTCTAGACTCCTCCTACCCGCTTGCTCCAGACGATCAAGTAGAACCAAAACAACACGGCGGCGCACTGGCCTGGCTCGTCGCAAAATACAAAGGCAACCCGCTCGACCGCAAACCGGAGCCGCCAAGCTCTGACGAGATTCAGCAAGAGGCTGCTGCTGATTGGGCACACACACGAAACGAAGTAACCAACGAAAAATTGGCAGAGCAAATGATCGGTATGCAAGATGCAGAAGCGCATGAAATCAAAGAAGCAGCCCTGATCAAACTGGAAGAAAGAAAACAAAAAGCGGCCGAAGAAAAAGCTCGTAAAGCCGCGCTCTCAGAAGAGAACAAGATGCAGAGCTAA
- a CDS encoding CTP synthase: protein MNTRYVFVTGGVVSSLGKGIIAASLGRLLRARNISTTIVKLDPYLNVDPGTMSPYQHGEVFVTEDGAETDLDLGHYERFIDVDLSRMNNVTAGYIYKSVLEKERRGDYLGGTVQMIPHVSNEIKNFLRKAASTSLAEVVIVEVGGTVGDIESLIFLEAIRQMRKDIGRDNVCYIHVTMIPNLRTTDELKTKPTQHSVETLRARGIQPDILVCRTERNIPPAIKDKLALFTDVDLNAVIQCRDVQHLYEVPLLMEQEGLAERVLERVHLQNNPPDLVEWKQLVDRVKRPTKTVTVAIVGKYVMLSDAYISVVESLKHAGAKLGAAVNIKWVLSEDVEKNGAHEYLMGVDGVLVPGGFGDRGIEGKILAGQYARERKIPYLGLCLGMQTAVIEFARNVANMASANSTEFDPASKYPVIDLMPDQHNVTLKGGTMRLGRYPCHLKSGTKAAAVYGSELIHERHRHRYEVNNSLRDQLSKSGMIFSGLSPDEKLVEMIELPDHPYFVACQFHPELKSRPDKAHPLFVGLVDAMIKKHELDAPPAVNDKGEDKIVKGKASAVHQHN from the coding sequence ATGAACACCAGGTATGTATTCGTTACCGGTGGGGTCGTCTCTTCATTGGGGAAGGGCATTATTGCTGCCTCTCTGGGGCGGTTGCTCAGAGCCAGGAACATTTCGACGACGATTGTCAAGCTGGACCCTTATCTCAACGTCGACCCGGGCACGATGAGCCCATACCAGCACGGTGAGGTCTTCGTAACAGAAGACGGTGCCGAGACAGACCTCGACCTGGGCCATTACGAGCGCTTCATCGACGTCGACCTCAGTCGCATGAACAATGTCACAGCCGGCTACATCTATAAGAGCGTTCTTGAGAAAGAACGCCGTGGCGACTACCTGGGCGGCACAGTCCAGATGATTCCGCATGTCTCCAACGAAATCAAAAACTTCTTGCGAAAGGCGGCAAGCACATCTCTGGCTGAAGTTGTAATCGTCGAAGTAGGCGGAACGGTGGGCGACATCGAAAGTCTGATCTTCCTCGAAGCAATTCGCCAGATGCGAAAAGATATAGGTCGCGACAACGTTTGCTATATCCACGTCACTATGATTCCAAACTTGCGCACAACCGACGAGTTGAAGACCAAGCCGACTCAGCACAGCGTGGAAACATTGAGAGCACGGGGTATTCAGCCAGACATCCTGGTCTGTCGAACTGAAAGAAACATTCCGCCGGCAATCAAAGACAAACTGGCGCTCTTTACCGACGTCGACTTGAATGCTGTGATTCAGTGTCGCGATGTTCAACATCTCTATGAAGTGCCACTGTTGATGGAACAGGAGGGACTGGCAGAGCGTGTGCTAGAGCGTGTTCACCTGCAAAACAACCCGCCTGACCTGGTTGAGTGGAAGCAGCTAGTAGACCGCGTCAAGCGTCCGACTAAGACTGTGACAGTAGCGATCGTAGGCAAGTACGTTATGTTGTCTGACGCCTACATCTCGGTTGTCGAATCTCTCAAACATGCTGGAGCCAAACTGGGCGCGGCAGTGAATATCAAATGGGTACTGTCCGAAGACGTCGAAAAAAACGGAGCCCATGAATATTTGATGGGCGTCGACGGTGTGCTCGTGCCCGGTGGCTTCGGCGACCGAGGCATAGAAGGCAAGATACTTGCCGGACAATACGCGCGTGAACGCAAGATTCCTTATCTTGGTCTATGCCTCGGAATGCAAACGGCAGTAATTGAATTTGCTCGCAACGTAGCAAATATGGCTAGCGCAAATTCGACAGAGTTTGATCCAGCCAGTAAGTATCCGGTTATCGACTTGATGCCGGACCAGCACAATGTGACACTCAAGGGCGGCACGATGCGCCTGGGCAGATATCCATGCCACCTCAAGTCAGGAACGAAAGCGGCTGCGGTTTACGGTTCAGAACTCATACACGAGCGTCATCGTCATCGCTACGAAGTCAACAATTCACTGCGAGATCAACTCTCGAAATCAGGAATGATCTTCTCGGGTCTCTCTCCCGATGAGAAATTGGTCGAGATGATTGAACTGCCGGATCACCCCTACTTTGTCGCTTGCCAGTTCCACCCGGAACTCAAGTCAAGACCGGACAAAGCTCATCCGCTATTTGTCGGATTGGTTGACGCAATGATCAAGAAGCACGAATTGGATGCACCGCCTGCGGTGAACGATAAAGGCGAAGATAAAATCGTTAAAGGCAAAGCTTCCGCAGTTCATCAACACAACTAG
- a CDS encoding tetratricopeptide repeat protein translates to MALKSLGKILLLALISINLFAGASHAEGFPGKGDEDAWSDALPYYNRGNRYLQKEQYQQALEDFKVAVGKYTFDPDFYTNLGVAYRKVGDYANAEDAYKKSLALNDKDWMPWNDLANVYLKQDKLKETVATFQRALKCNPPAKDRAAIEQDIKDINKILRMQAPPPKVANTATKTKQQSQAPAQEQSRSQSSKQSAQHSQPLSKTASQPQSQEGAQSKPSDKKEMKGSGWDYVYGGKN, encoded by the coding sequence TTGGCGCTAAAATCACTGGGCAAAATATTACTTCTAGCACTGATAAGCATTAACCTTTTTGCCGGAGCATCGCACGCCGAGGGATTCCCCGGCAAAGGCGACGAAGACGCCTGGAGCGATGCGCTTCCATACTACAATCGAGGCAATCGCTACCTGCAGAAAGAGCAATATCAGCAGGCACTCGAAGACTTCAAGGTGGCGGTTGGCAAATACACGTTCGACCCGGACTTCTATACCAATCTCGGTGTCGCCTACAGAAAAGTAGGTGACTACGCCAATGCGGAGGACGCGTACAAAAAATCACTGGCGCTAAACGACAAAGACTGGATGCCCTGGAACGATCTCGCAAACGTCTACCTGAAGCAAGACAAGCTGAAAGAGACAGTCGCCACCTTTCAACGAGCACTCAAGTGCAATCCGCCCGCCAAAGACCGTGCTGCAATCGAACAAGACATCAAAGATATCAACAAGATATTGAGAATGCAGGCGCCACCACCCAAAGTAGCAAACACGGCAACGAAAACCAAGCAACAATCTCAAGCTCCCGCACAAGAACAATCACGCTCTCAATCTTCCAAACAATCGGCACAACATTCGCAGCCACTGTCAAAGACCGCGTCTCAGCCCCAGTCGCAGGAAGGGGCGCAGAGTAAGCCCTCTGACAAAAAGGAAATGAAAGGAAGCGGCTGGGACTACGTCTATGGCGGCAAAAACTAG
- a CDS encoding thioredoxin: MNSLEATNKLCAYCNQYDFTDFSTCRYCGNKYGTVPPPPPKTYLTEKTLAVCAAAIIMFGVVHHQRSKAESVRKTTLTEIKREITSSRRPRVLEFGAEWCGACKAYGPTIEAARARFPDIDFVRYDIDNANTAELAQGLGVSAIPVTCFFDRQGQLTAQEVGCIPDDELNSRLKSIL; this comes from the coding sequence ATGAATTCACTTGAAGCAACCAATAAACTTTGTGCCTACTGCAACCAGTACGATTTCACCGATTTCAGTACTTGCCGGTATTGCGGCAACAAATACGGGACGGTTCCACCGCCGCCACCGAAGACCTACCTGACAGAAAAAACGCTGGCGGTCTGTGCAGCGGCAATTATCATGTTTGGCGTGGTCCATCATCAACGAAGCAAAGCAGAGTCAGTTCGTAAAACGACGCTAACTGAAATCAAACGAGAGATCACTTCTTCGCGCAGACCACGCGTGCTCGAGTTCGGTGCAGAGTGGTGTGGAGCCTGCAAAGCCTATGGACCGACGATTGAAGCAGCAAGAGCCAGATTTCCAGACATTGATTTTGTGAGATATGACATCGACAACGCAAACACCGCCGAACTGGCTCAAGGTCTGGGCGTAAGTGCTATTCCAGTTACTTGCTTTTTCGACCGGCAGGGTCAGCTAACGGCTCAAGAAGTTGGCTGTATACCCGACGACGAACTTAATTCCAGGCTTAAATCGATTTTGTAA
- a CDS encoding sodium:calcium antiporter: MFAHYALLAIALVLIVAAAELFTNGVEWLGQRLGLSEGVVGSLLAAVGTALPETLIPIVAVFWFGGKHGADVGIGAIAGAPFMLSTLTLSLCGLSMFVFTRTGRRKGEMKINNGLLTRDLCFFIIAYSLALGASFMGPDRNLRLLVAAGIFLIYPVYVYMTIKGESEMGDEPEPLYLAKVLKLESKRLRLIVPQIFIALAGIVGGASLFVDHIETIAKGIGFSALFLSLIVSPIATELPEKINSIIWARSGKDTLALANITGALVFQACFPVAFGVAFTAWDLEPKAIASGIVAIFSALIYLRLISTNQLKPVHLMCGAVAYFSLIGVIIATDNVDPMPISMNSSLHRL; encoded by the coding sequence TTGTTCGCACATTATGCTCTTTTAGCTATAGCGCTGGTGCTGATTGTGGCAGCAGCGGAGTTGTTTACCAACGGTGTCGAGTGGCTCGGACAGCGTCTGGGCCTGAGCGAAGGGGTTGTTGGCAGCCTTCTGGCGGCTGTAGGCACAGCTCTGCCGGAGACGCTCATCCCGATAGTGGCAGTGTTCTGGTTCGGCGGCAAACATGGGGCTGATGTGGGTATAGGCGCCATAGCCGGCGCCCCATTCATGCTGAGCACTCTGACGCTGTCTCTCTGCGGTCTTTCGATGTTCGTCTTCACTCGTACCGGACGACGGAAGGGCGAGATGAAGATAAACAACGGCTTGCTCACCCGCGATCTCTGCTTCTTTATAATCGCCTATAGTCTTGCTCTTGGCGCTTCGTTCATGGGGCCTGATCGAAATTTGCGGCTGCTTGTCGCTGCCGGCATTTTTCTCATCTACCCTGTATATGTGTATATGACGATCAAAGGTGAATCCGAAATGGGGGATGAACCTGAGCCTCTGTATCTTGCAAAGGTTCTCAAGCTGGAATCGAAACGCCTCAGGCTGATCGTTCCGCAGATTTTTATAGCGCTGGCTGGTATCGTCGGCGGTGCTTCCTTGTTCGTCGATCATATTGAAACGATTGCGAAAGGCATTGGATTTTCGGCGCTCTTCCTTTCTCTTATTGTTTCGCCGATTGCCACTGAGTTGCCTGAGAAAATCAATTCGATCATCTGGGCTAGAAGCGGCAAAGACACGCTTGCGCTCGCAAACATCACAGGCGCGCTTGTCTTTCAAGCCTGTTTCCCGGTCGCATTCGGAGTTGCCTTTACGGCGTGGGATCTTGAACCCAAAGCTATTGCTTCGGGAATAGTGGCAATATTTTCCGCGCTAATTTATTTGCGTTTGATTTCAACAAATCAGCTGAAGCCGGTGCACTTGATGTGCGGTGCGGTGGCATACTTCAGTTTGATTGGAGTGATTATCGCTACAGACAATGTAGATCCGATGCCGATTTCGATGAATTCATCGTTGCATCGACTGTGA
- the pta gene encoding phosphate acetyltransferase, protein MFLDSMKNLVRGLGERIVYPEGAEERAIRAAELLRRENFAIPILLGKKADVEGKAASLDIDLTEIEVIDPQAQNNLSEFAETYYELRKHKGVTPEQALLKIKLPHYYGAMMVRKGEADGMVSGLNSETKPFIPAFEIIQLKKGFRRASSLFVLEWPERLLFFADCSVNIDPDAETLADIAHATAQTVQSFGYEPRIAFLSFSTRDSAKSPLVDKVKEATRLAKQLCPGTVLDGEVQFDAALLPEVAKKKAPDSPFIEAGANVFIFPNLDCGNIAYKITERLGRATATGPILQGLNHPINDVSRGCSYEDFANVGILTAALARMQK, encoded by the coding sequence ATGTTTCTCGACTCGATGAAAAATTTAGTGCGCGGGCTGGGCGAAAGAATCGTCTATCCAGAAGGCGCAGAAGAACGCGCGATCAGAGCCGCTGAGCTTTTGCGCAGAGAGAATTTCGCCATTCCAATTCTACTTGGCAAGAAAGCAGATGTCGAAGGAAAAGCGGCATCATTGGATATTGACCTTACCGAAATTGAAGTTATCGATCCGCAAGCACAAAACAACCTTAGCGAGTTTGCTGAGACTTATTACGAACTGCGCAAACACAAAGGAGTAACGCCGGAACAGGCGTTGCTCAAAATAAAATTGCCGCACTACTACGGCGCCATGATGGTTCGTAAAGGCGAGGCTGACGGAATGGTCTCCGGTCTTAACAGCGAAACCAAACCGTTCATTCCCGCGTTTGAAATCATCCAGCTCAAGAAGGGGTTCAGAAGAGCATCCTCGCTTTTCGTGCTGGAGTGGCCGGAACGCTTGTTGTTTTTTGCGGATTGTTCGGTCAACATCGATCCTGATGCAGAAACGCTTGCAGACATTGCTCACGCCACCGCACAAACAGTGCAGTCATTTGGCTACGAACCGCGCATCGCCTTTCTGTCTTTTTCCACTCGAGACAGCGCCAAAAGCCCACTTGTAGACAAAGTCAAAGAAGCCACGCGACTGGCAAAACAGCTTTGTCCGGGCACCGTGCTGGATGGCGAAGTACAATTTGACGCGGCGCTCCTGCCCGAAGTTGCGAAGAAAAAGGCACCCGACAGCCCGTTCATAGAAGCAGGTGCAAACGTTTTTATCTTCCCAAATCTTGATTGCGGCAATATCGCCTACAAAATCACAGAACGCCTTGGTCGCGCCACAGCCACCGGACCGATTTTACAGGGGCTCAATCATCCGATTAATGACGTATCTCGTGGATGTTCGTACGAGGATTTTGCCAACGTAGGCATTCTCACAGCAGCACTGGCGCGAATGCAAAAGTGA
- a CDS encoding DUF1643 domain-containing protein: protein MESGAIFNRTRRYRYKLWRKWDKQKPQVVFLMLNPSKADAEKNDQTIRTCIGMATRFGFGSLEVVNLFALCATYPKELRQARDPVGKLNDEYILESVSSAEQVILAWGNHGELLGRSAEVLDLISGYDQKLLCLGATKRAQPRHPLYTPTDRILRPYSSCVDELRKLCL from the coding sequence TTGGAGAGCGGGGCTATATTCAATCGAACCAGAAGATATCGCTACAAGTTGTGGCGCAAGTGGGACAAACAAAAACCGCAAGTTGTGTTTTTGATGTTGAATCCCAGTAAAGCTGATGCCGAAAAGAATGATCAGACCATTCGCACTTGTATCGGCATGGCAACAAGGTTTGGATTCGGTTCACTTGAGGTCGTCAACCTTTTTGCCCTTTGCGCCACTTATCCGAAAGAGTTGCGGCAAGCCAGAGATCCTGTTGGTAAATTAAACGACGAGTATATTTTGGAATCCGTATCGTCTGCAGAACAAGTCATTCTTGCCTGGGGCAACCATGGCGAGCTTTTGGGGCGAAGCGCTGAGGTGCTGGATCTGATATCGGGCTACGACCAGAAACTGCTTTGTCTTGGCGCTACTAAAAGGGCTCAACCACGGCATCCGCTCTATACGCCGACTGACCGGATTTTAAGACCCTATTCTAGTTGTGTTGATGAACTGCGGAAGCTTTGCCTTTAA
- the gatC gene encoding Asp-tRNA(Asn)/Glu-tRNA(Gln) amidotransferase subunit GatC, producing the protein MITVANVEHVAKLARLSLSEDEKKLYTEQLGKIIGFFAELNAIDTTGVEPMSHALSVTNVMREDEVETPPGHEILLKTAPARDDGFFRVPKIGE; encoded by the coding sequence ATGATAACCGTCGCAAATGTCGAGCATGTCGCCAAACTAGCCCGCCTGAGCCTTTCTGAAGATGAGAAGAAGCTTTATACAGAGCAACTTGGCAAAATCATCGGTTTCTTTGCAGAATTAAATGCAATTGATACAACCGGGGTGGAACCCATGTCTCATGCGCTCTCCGTCACAAATGTAATGAGAGAAGATGAAGTGGAGACTCCTCCAGGGCACGAAATCCTTCTAAAGACTGCGCCAGCAAGGGATGACGGATTCTTCCGCGTTCCCAAAATCGGCGAATAA